GCCGAGGCCTTCACCCAGCAGATGGGCTCGAGCGAGTATGCCGAGCTGAGCTTCGAAGAACGGGTGGGGCTGATGATCGACACTGAGTGGATCGCCCGCGAGCAGCGCAAGCTCACTCGGCGGCTGCGAACCGCGAAGCTACGCTATCCGGCCTCGCTCGAAAACGTCGACTTCAAGGCCGCGCGCCAGCTCAAACGCCAACAGGTCCTGTCGCTGGGCACCTGCGCCTGGATCCAGGAACGCCACAACCTGGTCGTGACCGGGCCGACCGGAATCGGCAAGTCCTATCTCGCCTGCGCCTTCGTCGAGCGCGCCTGCCGCAAGGGCTTCAACGCCTACTACGTGCGCACACCAAGGCTTTTACACCAGCTGGCCGTGGCCAAAGGCGACGGCTCCTACCATCGGCTGCTGACGCGCTTGGCGCGGCTGCATCTCTTGGCCATCGACGACTGGCTGCTGGCACCGCT
This genomic window from bacterium contains:
- a CDS encoding ATP-binding protein encodes the protein MLTQETLDKMRTMKMADMAEAFTQQMGSSEYAELSFEERVGLMIDTEWIAREQRKLTRRLRTAKLRYPASLENVDFKAARQLKRQQVLSLGTCAWIQERHNLVVTGPTGIGKSYLACAFVERACRKGFNAYYVRTPRLLHQLAVAKGDGSYHRLLTRLARLHLLAIDDWLLAPLKASERHDLLEVIEDRSENASTLVASQLDVEDWHTGIGDPNQADALCDRLLHNAHRMKLKGPSMRNPEPDTPKRSKKASQ